The Thermodesulfobacteriota bacterium DNA segment GTCCACGTCTATGGAGTCCGGTATGTGGCTCGGGAGGCACTCAACCTTTATCTCCCTCATCTCCTGCTGCAGTATGCCGCCGAACTCCACGCCCTCGCACTTGCCCACCACGTGTATCGGGACCGGCACGGTAACGGCCTTGTCCATGAGGATTTCCATCAGGTCGATGTGACGGACGTCGTCCATCACGGGGTGGCGGTCGAGGGACTTGAACATCACCTTCTTCGCCTTACTCCCTTCGAGCTTGAGGCTCATGAGCACGTTGCCGCCCGCGTGGCCGTGCAGTATCTTGTCTATCTCTCTGGCGTTGAGCGTAAGGGACAAACTCTTCTTCACGTTCGGCCCGTAAAGGACCGCGGGGATGAAGCCGTCTCTCCTGAGCCTTCCGGTCGCCCCCTTCCCTGTCTCCTCCCTTGGCCGGGCGGAAAGTTCTATCTCTTCCATCTTCTTCCTCCTGTGTTTAATACGTACTCGCCGGCCCCTCAGACAAAGAGGGAGCTTACCGACTCGCCGAAGTGTATCCTCTTTATCGCCTCACCGAGGAGCGGCCCGACCGGTATGTACTTGATCTTGCCGCACCCGTCGTCGCACCTGTTGGGTATCGTGTCGGTCACGACGACCTCCTTCAAGGGGGAGTTCTCTATCCTCTCCATGGCCGGGCCGGAGAGTACGGCGTGCGTGCAACACGCGTATATCTCCTTGGCCCCGTGCTCCTGCAAGGCCGCGGCGGCCTGCGTCATGGTACCGGCGGTGTCCACCATGTCGTCGAGGAGCACCGCTACCCTGCCCTCGACCTCGCCTATGATGTGCATTACCTCGGAGACGTTCTGCGAGGGCCTCCTCTTGTCGATTATCGCCAGCCCCGCCTCAAGCCTCTTCGCGAACGCCCTGGCCCTCTCCACGCCTCCGGCGTCCGGGGAGACGACCACTATCTCGTCGGTAAAGCGTCCCTTTATATAAGGAAGGAGCACCGGCGTGGCGTAGAGGTTGTCGACCGGTATGTTGAAAAAGCCCTGAATCTGCCCGGCGTGCAGGTCCATGCAGACAACGCGCGTCGCGCCCGCCACCTCTATCAGATCGGCCACGAGCTTGGCCGAAATGGGTGTGCGGGGCGCGACCTTCCTGTCCTGCCTCGCGTAACCGTAGTACGGTATCACCGCCGTTATCGAATAGGCCGACGCCCTCTTGAGCGCATCGAGCATTATCAGAAGCTCCATCAGGTTGTCGTTACACGGGGTGCAGAGCGACTGCACGACGTATATCTCCATCCCCCTGACGCTCTCCTGGATGTCGACGCTTATCTCACCGTCGCTGAAGGTCTTGACCTCGGCCTTGCCGAGCTCCACCCCGAGCGCGGTGCATATCCCCTCGGCGATAACCGGGTTGGACCTTCCGGTGAATATCCTTACCTTGTCGAGCATGGTCGGCTCCTTGGCCGGTCTTTATCTGGCTGGGGCGGGAGGATTCGAACCTCCGAATGCGGGGACCAAAACCCCGTGCCTTGCCGCTTGGCGACGCCCCAAGCGATTTCCGCAGTTCGCGATCCGCAACAGCTTCATACCTTCGCCCGAAGAAACTCCGGACAGAAACGCAAGGGTTTAGAGCCCCCTTGCGAGCCCCCTTGCATGGAATATGGCGGCGGGGCTATCTATTTGTCTTTCCAGATCTTCCATGGCGCGGGCGGCCAGGTCCCCGTCCGTAAAGACACCGAACACCGTGGGGCCGCTTCCGCTCATAAGCGAGCCGAGCGCCCCCGCACCGTCGAGCAACCCCTTAAGTATCGATATTTCCTGGTGTTTTTTAAGCACCCCCCCCTCGAGGTCGTTATAGAGGTAGGCCTTTATGCCCTCCGGCACCCCGAGGGATTTTCCTGAATATAATAGAATATTATCTCCACCTTTTTTTGTCAAGTCCAAATTATCA contains these protein-coding regions:
- a CDS encoding 50S ribosomal protein L25, whose translation is MEEIELSARPREETGKGATGRLRRDGFIPAVLYGPNVKKSLSLTLNAREIDKILHGHAGGNVLMSLKLEGSKAKKVMFKSLDRHPVMDDVRHIDLMEILMDKAVTVPVPIHVVGKCEGVEFGGILQQEMREIKVECLPSHIPDSIDVDVTALVIGSTLHIKDITLPADLKAVDDPELTVIRVAAPIAEVEEKTPEELEAELAESFEEKAEGEAAPGEKPEEKSEEKTEKKAEKKE
- a CDS encoding ribose-phosphate pyrophosphokinase, whose amino-acid sequence is MLDKVRIFTGRSNPVIAEGICTALGVELGKAEVKTFSDGEISVDIQESVRGMEIYVVQSLCTPCNDNLMELLIMLDALKRASAYSITAVIPYYGYARQDRKVAPRTPISAKLVADLIEVAGATRVVCMDLHAGQIQGFFNIPVDNLYATPVLLPYIKGRFTDEIVVVSPDAGGVERARAFAKRLEAGLAIIDKRRPSQNVSEVMHIIGEVEGRVAVLLDDMVDTAGTMTQAAAALQEHGAKEIYACCTHAVLSGPAMERIENSPLKEVVVTDTIPNRCDDGCGKIKYIPVGPLLGEAIKRIHFGESVSSLFV